A window of Oryza glaberrima chromosome 2, OglaRS2, whole genome shotgun sequence genomic DNA:
GCGTTCCAGGCAAGATCTATCACGTGCTCGGCTGAGAGCACTTGAAAGTTCCCTGGAAAATGGTCGACTATGGGTCCCTCCATCCCCATCGCATCGGAAGACATGGGAAGAGCAAGTAAGGTCACCAATTTCCATCACTGTTGAACTTTGTATTAGTTCAGGAGTTCTTGATATCCTATTACtgatgagttaaaaaaaaaactgatatgAAGGCACATATTGAGCGAATACTACACGACCATTTCCTCTTCAGGAAGCTCACTGACTCACAGTGCCATGTTTTACTTGATTGCATGCAAAGAGTTGAGGTGAAAGCTGGGGATATAGTGGTGCAGCAGGTTCTTATTTTCTATGCTTATTTATTTTACTGGTACTCTGATGATATTTTTTCTGGCTTCTAAGAAATTATTTAATAGTGGGATTATGTGATGCAGGGCGGTGAAGGCGAGTGCTTCTATGTAGTTGGGAGTGGTGAGTTTGAAGTGCTAGCCATTCAGGTATCCATTTTTATTCACATTTATTTAATGTGATATTTTCTTAAGACGCTTTTTGCATAGGGTGCTAAAACTACACCCTCCATTGTTCTGTACTTGTCATTTTGATCATTTTTTGAGTTAAAAATAGTAGTCATTTTTTTCAAGATTGAATTTCCTATTTTGTCCATACTATGAATTTGACATTGTGATTGGCACATTTAATTGGAAACCTCTAGagtgttttttaaataagaagaaaagaaaaaatgtacTTCTATTCAGACGGATTTAATCACTTCGATAAAAGAAATCAACTATTTTACAATATAATTTGTTCTTTAACCTTTATTCAGTGATTTTGAAGTCTAAATTGgtgaaatgataaaaaaaaagcaggaagaagatggaaaggAAGTTACAAAGGTTCTACATCGGTATACTGCTGACAAACTATCTTCTTTTGGGGAGCTAGCACTAATGTGAGATTTGTATTCACTTGCCCTTTAGTATATTTGCTCTGATCTTTTGCACCATGTTTTAAGAAGTCACGAAAATTGTTCATGAGATCAATCAAGATAAGTATCGTACAATAGTTATGAACAGGTGCTTACAAAAACGATAGGAAAACGTAGTGCCAATAAAACCCACTACTAATCGGAACAGTTTACCCTGTCTCCTATACAGTTCTAAAGCTTGAAGCTTAGTCCCACTAGCTAACATCCAGAATTATATATACAATCGACTTGATTTTTTATGAGAACAAACTACTGGTGTGGGTTGATGTGTAATCTCTCCACCTTTCTTAGTTTAGATTTTTTGGGTGAAAGACCATCCAACTGTACTCAAATGTACACTTAGCAACAGAACTTTTAGTAATGGCCACTAGCTTTTGAACATATCATCACTTATGAATCTGAAACCTACCATACCATGACATGAGAAGGCATTAGAAAATAACATTATGGATCCCTCCATGGCTAATCACAgtaaaattaaaactaaatcCAAAATGTATGTCTATGTCTCTTTATGCATGTATTATGTatatgatggaaagttgaatCAATTCAGATGGACATAGACTCAAGTTACTATTGTTGAAAAACAGGTATAATAAACCACTTCAAGCTTCAGTCCGTGCTGTGACTACTGGAACTTTATGGGCTCTAAAGCGAGAGGATTTTCGGGGAATTCTGATGTCAGAGTTTTCAAATATACCATCATTAAAGTTGCTCCGATCAGTGGAGCTGTTTACGAGATTGACAATTCTTCAACTAAGTCAACTTGCTGATTCTCTTGTTGAAGTAACTTTTGGGGATGGTCAAATGCTAGTAGACAAGGTACTTGGACTGGAAAATGTTTCCTTTAGTAATATTGTTAGAATGTTCTTCTGCAAACTTATGAGTTTCTTCTTTATGTTGGCTTACTTATTTTGTGGGTCTTTTTTTCAGAATGATGATGCATCTTCCTTGTATATTATTCAAAGAGGTCGTGTGAAACTTAAATTGGCTGCAGATCAGGTAAATTCAGATGCCTGGGATCTTCTTAGTTCTCAAACAAAGGTGGCCCAATCAAGTCGAGAAGATGGTAATTACGTGTTTGAGATAGATGAAGGGGGACACTTTGGAGAGTGGGCTCTCTTTGGAGAGACAATTGCTTTTACTGCTATGTCAGTTGGTGATGTGACTTGTTCTACTATTGCAAAGGAGAAGTTTGACTCAATTATTGGGCCCTTGCCAAAAGTTTCCCAGTCTGATTCCAAGTACTGCATCTGAAATACTTTTCACATAGTTTACTGAGCAAATGTTTCTCAATTGCTTACTTTGTCACATGGATGGCATCTATGTAGGCTCAAAGATTCCTTGGTTCCTAAAGGGCATGGTGCAGATGATAGTTCCTTCAGGAAGGCGCAGCTATCTGATTTGGTAGGGGGTTAGTACTACCCTTCCTTTCCTCCAGCATCTGTTTGTTTATCAGAGGAGattttgttgaaattttatACAACCACgtgtataaattttatacgGCTATATCTTTGTCCACAGGAATGGAAAATGTGCATATATGCCGCTGATTGCAGTGAGATTGGTCTTGTCCAACTAAGAGGTTCTGGTATGATAATCAGTTTGGCCTTCAGTCATTATTGGATCAATTAATTCCCTAATAAacattatttatgtttttatctAATACTATTTTGTTTGGCTGTCTGATCATGGACCAGACAAGATCAAAAGCTTAAAGAGGTTTTACATCAAGAGAGTAAAAGACCTTCATAAGGAAAAACACGTATTTGATGAGAAGGATCTCATGAAATCTTTGAGCCAATCAACTTGTGTACCAGAAGTTCTATGTACTTGCGCTGATCAATCCTACCTAGGAATACTGCTGAATTGTTGCCTTTGTTGCTCACTGGCTTCAATACTTCATGCACCACTAAATGAGTTGTCTGCACGATTCTATGCAGCCTCTGTCGTCGTAGCGCTAGAAAACCTCCATCAGGTAAGATTTTGATTTTGTTTGTTGAAAATTTAACACAAGAAAATTTGTCTCTAGGGTTTATTCTAACAGGCTAATCCATACACGCTTCTCCCGATGTAAGTACTAATGCGTAGTATATGCAATTTCAGAGGTCCATTCTTTACAGAGGTGTTTCTGCAGACATTCTTATGGTCGACCGATCAGGGCATCTTCAACTAGTTGACTTCAGGTTTGCAAAGAAGTTGCAAGGTGAAAGGACTTACACAATATGTGGGATTGCCGACTCTCTAGCTCCAGAGATAGTTCTTGGTAGGGGCCATGGATTTTCTGCTGACTGGTAAGTGGCTGTTTATCACTTCCCTATGTGAAGTCCACATGCCATGTGTTCTGAATTTTATCCAATATGGATTTATGGCTTTATCTTGTCTGTCCAAGTGTACATTGCTTTTAATGTAAATGGTGATGATTCTGGGTGAAGGCATTTACTTCCAGATTCACATGCAAATCTTAGACATTTTTACCTCAACTTTCTGACATTTTCAGAGGAGATTGAAATAAATTAATACTGCAATGGTAATAAAACATCAAAGAGAAACCATGTGTTAAATTAGAAAGCACATATTCATATTTCTTACATCACCTTCATCTCAAAAGTAGCACAAATTATGGTGCCAATGAATGGATATAGTACAATACTCGCGCTTTTGAGTTGTAAAAGCACATATGCATGCCTTCGTTCAGGTAAAGAAGATTAACAGATGGTTCTTTGGTTTTTCATCATCAGGTGGGCGCTGGGAGTGTTGATTTATTTCATGCTGCAATCAGACATGCCATTTGGCTCTTGGAGGGAGAGTGAACTGGAACCTTTTGCAAAGATTGCCAAGGGTCACCTTGTCATGCCATCAACATTCAGCATCGAAGTTGTTGACCTTATTACAAAGGTTATACTATCCCATTAAGGATTGTTGTTTTTGATTCAGCGGTTCGTCTATTATTCACCTTGTCAGGATTTCCTACTATATTGACACGAATACTCTCTGAACAGCTACTCGAGGTAAACGAAAATGCGCGCCTTGGGGCCAAGGGAGCGGAATCTGTGAAAAGACACCCCTGGTTTGATGGCATTGACTGGAAACAAATAGCAGATGGTACTTATACAGTACCCCAAGAAATCACCGATCGTGTCGACAGCTATGTAGAAACTCTTACAGAGGACTTGACAGCATCCCCTTCCATGCCAAGTGAAGAAACAGCTGATCAGGCTGCTCCAGAATGGATCCAGGATTGGTGATCTCAGTTGCTGCATGAACAAAAAGATGTTTGGGAAAACTTGTTTagcatttcaaatgaaaaaaaaaacgggtACATACATGATTACAGCATGTGAATTTTTGTCGAAATGGTGGATTATACGTAGCAACAATTCTGTATAGAGGAATCATCAGCTCAACCTGCAACCATCTGATGGATATGCTAgcaaaaatgtgaaaaatggtGTTGCAGTAGTTCAAGCAGGAGCCAGAACTGGTCTGCAGGGAGAACTAATGATTCCTGTGGTACATATGTATAGACCCTTCTTtcatttgtaaatttatttgTATTATTCATCTGTAGGTGAAAATTATAACTGCCTACCTATGTAATTTTGTATAACATTTTGATAAGAAAACAGGGGCCATGTGTCTGACGGTGACTTCTGAACTTTTAATTTTTGCCGTAGACTGTTGTGCTCTTTTGATAGATTTGAAGAAGGCTCCAAATCCGTTACTATTTGGTACTTTCCAACAATGAggtatttt
This region includes:
- the LOC127762863 gene encoding protein phosphatase 2C and cyclic nucleotide-binding/kinase domain-containing protein isoform X1, translating into MGCSPSKVCSCPHYKGSLCFCDCGCFGQTPDSPRESRGKSNRVRGKTDSSASDASSDDLEEDDDGLHQMNITRDSNVGINRLSRVSSQFLPPEGSRKVRIPLGNYDLRYSYLSQRGYYPESLDKPNQDSFCIHTPFGTSPDDHFFGVFDGHGEYGAQCSQFVKRRLCENLLRDDRFRTDAVQALHSAFLATNSQLHADSLDDSMSGTTAVTVLVRGKTIYIANTGDSRAVIAEKRGEDVVAVDLSIDQTPYRTDELERVKECGARVMTLDQIEGLKNPDVQCWGTEESDDGDPPRLWVQNGMYPGTAFTRSIGDSVAESIGVVANPEIFILELNANHPFFVLASDGVFEFLSSQTVVDMIAKYKDPRDACAAIVAESYRLWLQYETRTDDITIIVVHINGLTDMECTQTVMKVSLQPSQQVVELVGSESPSTISLNPKNQRSRQDLSRARLRALESSLENGRLWVPPSPSHRKTWEEQAHIERILHDHFLFRKLTDSQCHVLLDCMQRVEVKAGDIVVQQGGEGECFYVVGSGEFEVLAIQQEEDGKEVTKVLHRYTADKLSSFGELALMYNKPLQASVRAVTTGTLWALKREDFRGILMSEFSNIPSLKLLRSVELFTRLTILQLSQLADSLVEVTFGDGQMLVDKNDDASSLYIIQRGRVKLKLAADQVNSDAWDLLSSQTKVAQSSREDGNYVFEIDEGGHFGEWALFGETIAFTAMSVGDVTCSTIAKEKFDSIIGPLPKVSQSDSKLKDSLVPKGHGADDSSFRKAQLSDLEWKMCIYAADCSEIGLVQLRGSDKIKSLKRFYIKRVKDLHKEKHVFDEKDLMKSLSQSTCVPEVLCTCADQSYLGILLNCCLCCSLASILHAPLNELSARFYAASVVVALENLHQRSILYRGVSADILMVDRSGHLQLVDFRFAKKLQGERTYTICGIADSLAPEIVLGRGHGFSADWWALGVLIYFMLQSDMPFGSWRESELEPFAKIAKGHLVMPSTFSIEVVDLITKLLEVNENARLGAKGAESVKRHPWFDGIDWKQIADGTYTVPQEITDRVDSYVETLTEDLTASPSMPSEETADQAAPEWIQDW
- the LOC127762863 gene encoding protein phosphatase 2C and cyclic nucleotide-binding/kinase domain-containing protein isoform X2, whose amino-acid sequence is MGCSPSKVCSCPHYKGSLCFCDCGCFGQTPDSPRESRGKSNRVRGKTDSSASDASSDDLEEDDDGLHQMNITRDSNVGINRLSRVSSQFLPPEGSRKVRIPLGNYDLRYSYLSQRGYYPESLDKPNQDSFCIHTPFGTSPDDHFFGVFDGHGEYGAQCSQFVKRRLCENLLRDDRFRTDAVQALHSAFLATNSQLHADSLDDSMSGTTAVTVLVRGKTIYIANTGDSRAVIAEKRGEDVVAVDLSIDQTPYRTDELERVKECGARVMTLDQIEGLKNPDVQCWGTEESDDGDPPRLWVQNGMYPGTAFTRSIGDSVAESIGVVANPEIFILELNANHPFFVLASDGVFEFLSSQTVVDMIAKYKDPRDACAAIVAESYRLWLQYETRTDDITIIVVHINGLTDMECTQTVMKVSLQPSQQVVELVGSESPSTISLNPKNQRSRQDLSRARLRALESSLENGRLWVPPSPSHRKTWEEQAHIERILHDHFLFRKLTDSQCHVLLDCMQRVEVKAGDIVVQQGGEGECFYVVGSGEFEVLAIQEEDGKEVTKVLHRYTADKLSSFGELALMYNKPLQASVRAVTTGTLWALKREDFRGILMSEFSNIPSLKLLRSVELFTRLTILQLSQLADSLVEVTFGDGQMLVDKNDDASSLYIIQRGRVKLKLAADQVNSDAWDLLSSQTKVAQSSREDGNYVFEIDEGGHFGEWALFGETIAFTAMSVGDVTCSTIAKEKFDSIIGPLPKVSQSDSKLKDSLVPKGHGADDSSFRKAQLSDLEWKMCIYAADCSEIGLVQLRGSDKIKSLKRFYIKRVKDLHKEKHVFDEKDLMKSLSQSTCVPEVLCTCADQSYLGILLNCCLCCSLASILHAPLNELSARFYAASVVVALENLHQRSILYRGVSADILMVDRSGHLQLVDFRFAKKLQGERTYTICGIADSLAPEIVLGRGHGFSADWWALGVLIYFMLQSDMPFGSWRESELEPFAKIAKGHLVMPSTFSIEVVDLITKLLEVNENARLGAKGAESVKRHPWFDGIDWKQIADGTYTVPQEITDRVDSYVETLTEDLTASPSMPSEETADQAAPEWIQDW